The following is a genomic window from Plasmodium knowlesi strain H genome assembly, chromosome: 1.
accGCAATGATGGGGCGGATCCACATGGCGGCAATGCGAGCCAGATGAGTAACATAACCGGAGCAAAGCCTCTAATCGATTTGGTTAGTGACGACTCGAGGAAGATAGAGGGTCCAAATGAACTTCCTAGGGGAGAAGCGAACGAAACTGGCGGCGCCTTTCCCACTAGCGGTCAGGCCAGTGGCCATATCATCGGTCACATCAGTGGTCATATCAACCGTGGTAGCCCCAGCGGAAACCTCACACCGACACATCTGatcgaagaaaaaatgatatacaACAACTGCAACAAAAATTTCAAGgccaaaaaaatagacatCAACTTTGATGACACGATATTTGAGCACAGCGGGAAGGGAAACCCAAGGGATGGGAGGAATGCCCACCCCGGTGTTAGCAACGAGGCGTTTAGCATGCATGGAGGAAGTGGCACTTCAGGTTATGGCGGTGTACAGGGTCTTGGCAAGAATGAGAACGAAGTGGGAGGACATGGCATGGGATATCCCGCCGGAGTGGAGCTATTTTATCCAGGCGGTCACACCATGGCAGGAAATACCCCCATGGGAAATAGTAGCATTAACGGAAACAGCCATCTTAATCCAACAGGTGATTCcaaattaaacaaatttaaaGACTGCAAGAGCATACGTTCGGACCAGTACTTCTATGATGAAAGGCACCAAAATGATGACGACGTGGTAccaaatgtacacataacGAATAGCATTTCGTCTGATCAGTACTTTAATAGAAATGTTAATAATAGGAAGGGTGTGTGGAATTTGGATGAACAGACGATTCAGAATTTGCAAGGACTCAAGGTGACTGCACGAGAGGGCCTGTCGAATATCGTTGCGGCCGGTAATGAGGTGCTTCTGAAGGCGAAGGAATGGTTCAACAATTAGTGTCCACGCTGATTTCCCGGGAGAGGCATGAACAAAAATGGTTACATTCATACAACTTGGGTACGTGTACAGTACGAACCTCCAATTGCGTAGCACTTTCCCatgtatgatttttttttaattttaatttttaaggcAAAGGGGTGTGCGAGAGGGAGAGCATATGCAAGAGTACATCCCCACCGCATCGCCCATTTGGCtgtccatttctttttttccccccgtatgcccttttttttgtacaaccCCGAATCGGCGTT
Proteins encoded in this region:
- a CDS encoding GTPase-activating protein, putative, with protein sequence MRKDMITEILAYEQDDRGYVLDGLKDKTFKAILSKNENKICFDCGNKNPKWLSLTYAIFICLNCSGKHRQLGTHISFVRSTGMDKFTAKQLVRMCLGGNLKASEFLKMNNHSSMVDYSSHACLKYKMYLDGQLEEALLTHGSEEKYRNDGADPHGGNASQMSNITGAKPLIDLVSDDSRKIEGPNELPRGEANETGGAFPTSGQASGHIIGHISGHINRGSPSGNLTPTHLIEEKMIYNNCNKNFKAKKIDINFDDTIFEHSGKGNPRDGRNAHPGVSNEAFSMHGGSGTSGYGGVQGLGKNENEVGGHGMGYPAGVELFYPGGHTMAGNTPMGNSSINGNSHLNPTGDSKLNKFKDCKSIRSDQYFYDERHQNDDDVVPNVHITNSISSDQYFNRNVNNRKGVWNLDEQTIQNLQGLKVTAREGLSNIVAAGNEVLLKAKEWFNN